From Brachyspira pilosicoli, a single genomic window includes:
- the pncB gene encoding nicotinate phosphoribosyltransferase, translated as MDNIINSLLDTDLYKFTMQQCALRQFSNVWVKYIFRSRNILEWTKEMHDELLKQIKHFCNLTFQKKELEYLASLRFIKRDYIEFLKLYRPLEEHINASFEDNKLTVSIEGPWYQTILWEIPVLAMISEIYYYYTICKTNGEKEVYKQGESNLIKKLDEKLLPIYNAENGFKFSEFGTRRRFSFKWQDRAISILKEKVPSDCLVGTSNVYFAQKYNLLAVGTNAHEYYQVGQALDKVRLAESQKFMLQSWVNEYRGDLGIALSDTLGTDKFLKDFDLYFAKLYDGIRHDSGDPIEWGYKVIKHYKDLRIDPKTKTLLFSDSLNFDKAYNIYKEFKNETKVTFGIGTFIMNDFEPIAKPLNIVMKLQMVNGKPVAKLSDDEGKTMCDDKEFLHYLKIVAME; from the coding sequence ATGGATAATATAATAAATAGTTTGCTTGATACTGATTTATATAAATTCACAATGCAGCAATGTGCTTTAAGGCAATTTTCTAATGTTTGGGTAAAATATATTTTTAGAAGCAGAAATATATTAGAATGGACTAAAGAGATGCATGATGAGTTATTAAAGCAGATAAAGCATTTTTGCAATTTAACATTTCAAAAAAAAGAACTTGAATATTTAGCCTCTCTTAGGTTTATAAAGAGAGATTATATAGAGTTTTTAAAATTATACAGACCATTAGAAGAACATATTAATGCCTCTTTTGAAGACAACAAATTAACCGTTTCTATAGAGGGACCTTGGTATCAAACTATTCTTTGGGAAATACCTGTACTTGCTATGATAAGTGAAATATATTATTACTATACTATTTGTAAAACTAATGGAGAAAAAGAAGTTTATAAACAAGGAGAATCAAATCTAATAAAAAAATTAGATGAGAAATTACTTCCTATATATAATGCTGAGAATGGTTTTAAGTTTTCTGAATTTGGAACTAGAAGAAGATTTTCTTTTAAGTGGCAAGATAGAGCTATTTCTATATTAAAAGAAAAAGTTCCATCAGATTGTTTAGTGGGTACTAGTAATGTATATTTTGCTCAGAAGTATAATTTACTTGCGGTTGGCACTAATGCTCATGAATATTATCAAGTGGGGCAGGCTTTAGATAAAGTGAGACTTGCAGAGAGTCAAAAATTTATGCTTCAATCTTGGGTTAATGAATATAGAGGCGATTTAGGTATTGCATTATCTGATACTTTGGGTACTGATAAATTCTTAAAAGATTTTGATTTATATTTTGCAAAGCTCTATGACGGTATAAGGCATGATTCTGGAGACCCTATTGAATGGGGATATAAAGTTATAAAGCATTATAAAGACTTAAGAATTGACCCTAAAACAAAAACTCTGCTATTTTCTGACAGCCTTAATTTTGATAAAGCTTATAATATATATAAAGAGTTCAAAAACGAAACTAAGGTTACTTTTGGAATAGGTACATTTATTATGAATGATTTTGAACCTATTGCTAAACCTTTAAATATTGTAATGAAACTTCAAATGGTTAATGGAAAACCTGTTGCTAAGTTGTCTGATGATGAAGGCAAAACCATGTGCGATGATAAAGAGTTTTTACATTATTTAAAAATTGTTGCTATGGAATGA
- the gatB gene encoding Asp-tRNA(Asn)/Glu-tRNA(Gln) amidotransferase subunit GatB, which translates to MEYEAVIGLEVHVQLNTKTKAFCSCPNTFGAPANTLTCPRCQAHPGTLPIVNKEMVHKTIKAGLATNCTIQKKSRFARKHYFYPDLPSYYQITQMDEPICTEGHLDITVLNEDGSSYNKSIRINRIHMEEDAGKLVHDDTGRPLSYVDLNRAGCCLIECVSEPDISTGEEAYQYLTELKKIFKYIDVSDCNMEEGSLRCDANVSIRPKGSTELGTKTEVKNMNSFRNVRLAIDYEIKRQIKALNNGEKILQETRLYDAKENTTKGMRSKEGAADYRYFPDPDIPLLVLKDEEIEQAKKELPELPQQKRERLKKDYDLPDQDIVVLTEDAALADYYEAAVKAYPKQPKKISNWIMVEVNAYLNKKLQTIKDFKPKPEHIAEIFKLIDENVISGKIAKEIFEDMCETGEAPSAIVEKKGIKQVSDTGELETIIRKVLEENPKSVADFKAGKEKSFGFLVGQTMKATKGQGNPKLVNEVLRKILSE; encoded by the coding sequence ATGGAATATGAAGCAGTCATAGGATTAGAAGTGCATGTTCAGCTTAATACTAAAACTAAAGCATTCTGTTCATGCCCAAACACTTTCGGTGCTCCTGCAAACACTCTTACTTGTCCAAGATGTCAGGCTCACCCCGGTACTTTGCCTATAGTTAATAAAGAAATGGTGCATAAAACTATAAAAGCAGGACTTGCTACTAACTGTACTATACAAAAGAAAAGCAGATTCGCTAGAAAACATTATTTCTACCCAGATTTGCCTTCTTATTATCAGATTACTCAAATGGACGAACCAATCTGTACTGAAGGTCATCTTGATATAACTGTGCTTAATGAAGATGGTTCTTCTTACAATAAAAGTATAAGAATAAACAGAATACACATGGAAGAAGATGCTGGTAAACTTGTGCATGATGATACAGGAAGACCTTTGAGTTATGTGGACTTAAATCGTGCTGGTTGTTGTTTGATTGAATGTGTAAGCGAACCGGATATTTCTACTGGTGAAGAAGCTTATCAATATTTAACAGAGCTTAAAAAAATATTTAAATATATTGATGTTTCTGATTGTAACATGGAAGAAGGTTCTTTAAGATGCGATGCTAACGTTTCTATACGCCCTAAAGGAAGCACAGAACTTGGCACTAAAACTGAAGTAAAAAACATGAACAGTTTTAGAAATGTAAGACTTGCTATTGACTATGAAATCAAAAGACAAATTAAAGCTTTAAATAACGGCGAGAAAATCTTACAAGAAACTAGACTTTATGATGCTAAAGAAAACACTACTAAAGGTATGCGTTCAAAAGAGGGTGCTGCAGATTACAGATATTTCCCAGACCCAGATATACCTCTTTTAGTTCTTAAAGATGAAGAGATTGAACAGGCTAAAAAAGAGCTTCCAGAACTTCCTCAGCAAAAACGAGAGAGACTTAAAAAAGATTATGATTTGCCTGATCAGGATATAGTTGTGTTAACAGAAGATGCAGCATTGGCTGATTATTATGAGGCAGCAGTAAAAGCTTATCCTAAACAGCCTAAGAAAATAAGCAACTGGATAATGGTAGAAGTTAATGCATACTTAAACAAAAAACTCCAAACTATAAAAGATTTCAAACCAAAACCAGAACATATTGCTGAAATTTTTAAGCTTATAGATGAAAATGTGATAAGCGGTAAAATAGCAAAAGAGATTTTTGAAGATATGTGCGAAACAGGAGAAGCTCCTTCTGCCATAGTTGAGAAAAAAGGCATCAAACAAGTAAGCGATACTGGCGAGCTTGAAACAATTATAAGAAAAGTGTTAGAAGAAAATCCTAAATCAGTAGCAGACTTCAAAGCAGGTAAAGAGAAATCATTCGGTTTCTTAGTGGGTCAAACAATGAAAGCTACTAAAGGTCAAGGTAACCCTAAACTTGTTAATGAAGTTTTGAGAAAAATTTTAAGCGAATAA
- a CDS encoding AtpZ/AtpI family protein, producing the protein MNSKNNIKNGIKYTALGIEFGSIILGLAFVGNLADKKLNTSPLFTIAGIFFGFISGIYRLYQLSKIIERNKK; encoded by the coding sequence ATGAACAGCAAGAATAATATAAAAAATGGAATAAAATACACTGCTTTAGGTATTGAGTTTGGAAGCATAATATTGGGGCTTGCTTTTGTTGGAAATTTAGCCGATAAAAAATTAAACACTTCTCCATTATTTACTATAGCTGGTATATTTTTTGGGTTTATATCTGGTATATACAGACTTTATCAGCTTTCTAAAATTATAGAAAGAAATAAAAAATAG
- a CDS encoding class I SAM-dependent methyltransferase, with protein MDNLTKLYSNRFNDSEVEFKNDMWKVLCKSFFQKYINTEDTVIDIAGGYCEFINNINCKRKIVADLNENLKLYANKDVEVYNENVVKLDFLEDNSVDKVFISNFLEHIDKDSISILFTNIYRKLKTTSGGGYTLIMGPNIKYCYNEYWDFFDHHTPLSEKSVIEALEMNGFSIVKVVDRFLPFSTKSKLPKNTFLIWLYLKLPIFWRFFGKQFFIVAKKN; from the coding sequence ATGGATAATTTAACCAAGTTATATTCAAATAGATTTAATGATTCTGAAGTTGAATTTAAAAACGATATGTGGAAAGTTCTTTGCAAATCATTTTTTCAGAAATATATCAATACAGAAGATACAGTAATTGATATAGCTGGAGGATACTGCGAGTTTATTAATAATATAAATTGTAAAAGAAAAATAGTAGCAGATTTAAATGAAAATCTCAAACTTTATGCTAACAAAGATGTAGAAGTATATAATGAAAATGTTGTAAAATTAGATTTTTTAGAAGATAATTCTGTAGATAAAGTATTTATAAGTAATTTTTTAGAGCATATTGATAAAGATTCTATTTCAATATTATTTACAAATATCTATAGAAAGCTAAAAACAACCTCGGGGGGGGGGTATACCCTAATTATGGGGCCTAATATAAAATATTGCTATAATGAATATTGGGACTTTTTTGATCATCACACCCCTTTAAGTGAGAAAAGTGTAATAGAGGCACTTGAAATGAATGGATTTAGTATTGTAAAAGTAGTTGATAGATTTTTACCTTTTTCAACTAAAAGCAAGCTGCCTAAAAACACTTTTTTAATATGGCTATACTTAAAACTTCCTATATTTTGGAGATTTTTTGGAAAACAGTTTTTTATTGTAGCTAAAAAAAATTAA
- a CDS encoding glycosyltransferase has protein sequence MLNIVIPVYNEKDNIKKLFDEIKSNIKASISIFIIYDFDEDNTLEEVNKIKNSYNFNINLIKNKYGKGALNAIKTGLYLDNDNPVLVIMADLSDSLEIVDSMYKKITEEGYDLVCGSRYMKGGKQIGGPFFKGLMSRTAGISLHILTGINTHDISNSFKMYSRQLLDNITIESNGGFELGMEITVKAYSMGYKITEIPSTWKDRSNGESRFKLFSWLPNYLHWYFYALKNKNK, from the coding sequence ATGCTGAACATTGTTATTCCTGTATATAATGAAAAAGACAATATTAAAAAACTTTTTGATGAAATAAAATCTAATATTAAAGCATCTATATCAATATTTATTATATATGATTTTGATGAAGACAATACTTTAGAAGAAGTTAATAAAATAAAAAATTCATATAATTTTAATATAAATTTAATAAAAAATAAGTATGGTAAAGGTGCTTTAAATGCTATAAAAACAGGTTTATACCTTGATAATGATAACCCTGTCTTAGTAATAATGGCTGATTTATCTGACAGTTTAGAAATAGTTGACAGCATGTATAAAAAAATTACCGAAGAAGGATATGATTTAGTTTGCGGTTCCAGATATATGAAAGGAGGAAAACAAATAGGAGGTCCATTCTTTAAAGGATTAATGTCTAGAACTGCGGGCATAAGTTTACACATACTTACTGGTATAAACACTCATGATATATCAAATAGTTTTAAAATGTATTCTAGACAACTTTTAGATAATATTACTATTGAAAGCAATGGCGGATTTGAGCTTGGAATGGAAATAACAGTAAAAGCATATTCTATGGGTTATAAAATAACAGAAATACCATCTACATGGAAAGATAGAAGCAATGGGGAATCTAGGTTTAAATTATTCTCTTGGCTTCCTAATTATCTGCATTGGTATTTCTATGCTTTAAAAAATAAAAATAAATAA
- a CDS encoding DNA-binding protein, translated as MIKNIILIFMLILLISCNRNNNTNTVNEIEPNDNEEYAQFIESDISLKGSIKIDDIDYYHIKPTNGFIMNFGLYANNNSDIVLEFYNKENKDIVFKLETHNAKNYFGNIELKDIVLNQNEYLLKLTSQGEIDYNIKLNFSEDYKYKNGNEYNDNILYAEEIEYPNQKINGFFIKKDLVLDEKIKPYLKNYNIIDIDFYRIKNKTDIDSYINIILEYKEDIDIILFDENHNYIRKAVNRIDNINFSKNREYYIALVYYGEKYLIEQYILYYEFSNNN; from the coding sequence ATGATTAAAAATATTATATTAATTTTTATGCTTATATTATTAATTTCTTGCAATAGGAATAATAATACAAACACAGTTAATGAAATAGAGCCTAATGATAATGAAGAGTATGCTCAGTTTATAGAGTCTGATATTAGCTTAAAAGGAAGCATTAAAATTGATGATATAGACTATTATCATATTAAGCCTACTAATGGTTTTATAATGAACTTTGGGCTTTATGCTAATAATAACTCTGATATTGTATTAGAATTTTATAATAAAGAAAATAAAGATATTGTTTTCAAATTAGAAACTCATAATGCAAAAAATTATTTTGGAAATATAGAATTAAAAGATATAGTATTAAACCAAAATGAATATTTATTAAAATTAACCTCTCAAGGAGAGATTGACTACAACATAAAATTAAATTTTTCTGAGGATTACAAATATAAAAATGGAAACGAATATAATGATAATATTTTATATGCTGAAGAGATAGAATATCCAAATCAAAAAATAAATGGCTTTTTTATTAAGAAAGATTTAGTTTTAGATGAAAAGATTAAGCCATATTTAAAAAATTATAATATAATAGATATAGACTTTTATAGAATAAAAAACAAAACAGATATAGATTCTTATATAAATATTATTTTAGAATATAAAGAAGATATAGATATTATACTTTTTGATGAGAATCATAATTATATAAGAAAAGCCGTAAACAGAATTGACAATATAAACTTTAGCAAAAACAGAGAATATTATATAGCATTGGTTTATTATGGAGAAAAATATTTAATAGAGCAATATATTTTGTATTATGAGTTTAGCAATAATAATTAA
- a CDS encoding nucleotide sugar dehydrogenase, which translates to MYDVSVIGGLGHVGLPLSIALANAGKKVCIYDINEKVYRDVSNGIIPFYEENMEDMLKKVLKDKTLSLSLKPDVIKNSKIVIIIVGTPVDEHLNPTFSNIKKMIDQLVPYINNDQLIVLRSTVYPGISSKIKDWFLEHNLTPDIAFCPERILEGKAMEELYTLPQIISSFTDKGLERSRELFSLLTKDIIVLDPMEAEVTKLFTNVWRYIKFSVSNQFYMIANDYGLDFYKIYNAMTFNYPRTKDFTKAGFAAGPCLFKDSMQLGAFNNGNFYLGHTAMLINEGLPNYIVKSLSLKHNLKELTVGILGMAFKSESDDIRESLSYKLKKILSISAKKVLCSDPYVKDNDLISLEEIIEKSDILIIGAPHKIYKDIKTDKKIVDVWNLLGNGGII; encoded by the coding sequence ATGTATGATGTATCAGTAATAGGAGGTCTTGGACATGTTGGACTTCCATTATCTATAGCATTAGCTAATGCAGGTAAAAAAGTTTGTATTTATGATATTAATGAAAAAGTATATAGAGATGTTTCTAATGGTATTATCCCATTTTATGAAGAAAATATGGAGGATATGCTAAAAAAAGTACTTAAAGATAAAACTTTGAGTTTAAGTTTAAAACCGGATGTTATTAAAAATTCAAAAATAGTAATAATTATAGTTGGTACTCCAGTTGATGAGCATTTGAATCCTACTTTTTCAAATATTAAAAAAATGATAGATCAATTAGTTCCTTATATTAATAATGATCAATTAATAGTACTTCGTTCAACAGTTTATCCTGGTATATCATCAAAAATAAAAGATTGGTTTTTAGAACATAATTTAACTCCTGATATAGCATTCTGTCCTGAAAGAATCCTTGAAGGTAAAGCTATGGAAGAATTATATACGCTTCCTCAAATAATATCTTCATTTACAGATAAAGGTTTAGAAAGATCTAGAGAACTATTTTCTCTATTAACTAAAGATATAATAGTTTTAGATCCGATGGAGGCAGAAGTTACAAAGTTATTTACAAATGTATGGAGATATATAAAGTTTTCAGTTTCTAATCAATTTTATATGATAGCCAATGATTATGGTCTTGATTTTTACAAGATTTATAATGCTATGACTTTTAATTATCCGCGTACTAAGGATTTTACAAAGGCTGGTTTTGCTGCTGGTCCTTGCCTTTTTAAAGATTCTATGCAATTAGGTGCATTTAATAATGGAAATTTTTATTTGGGTCATACTGCTATGCTTATAAATGAGGGATTGCCTAATTATATAGTAAAATCTTTATCATTAAAACATAATTTAAAAGAATTAACTGTAGGTATATTAGGTATGGCATTTAAATCTGAATCTGATGATATAAGAGAATCTTTAAGTTATAAATTAAAAAAGATTTTATCTATTTCAGCAAAAAAAGTATTATGTTCAGATCCTTATGTGAAAGATAATGATTTAATATCTTTAGAAGAAATTATTGAAAAATCAGATATACTTATAATTGGAGCACCGCATAAAATATATAAAGATATAAAAACTGATAAAAAAATAGTAGATGTTTGGAATTTATTAGGTAATGGAGGTATCATATAA
- a CDS encoding M23 family metallopeptidase, protein MYKNKKKKKNNFYKKNNSNNSSFFYKLHKILSHRLYFMFIPHSKKKTKTLSIPIYGILIILLFIIIALFITFSSLTKNTVIASKTLVLTGSYQERLEEINSLENLFNTVFSNDYYREDMSNMMNKFKIENTNLITTNNVDNITLLNARAKEFENLKNYLEELKANINSKNNALEYVPTITPIDSRYAVISKPYQKDSFLSKGIGFQTIAGTLVRATASGTINSVVYNKDEGVSIVIYHRYGIITTYKGLATTSVKTNVDVKKGDIIGNAKTGELEYELKLASEYVNPLIFTTLNYEQQE, encoded by the coding sequence ATGTACAAAAATAAAAAAAAGAAAAAAAACAACTTTTATAAAAAGAATAATTCTAATAATTCTTCATTTTTTTATAAATTACATAAAATATTGTCTCATAGGCTTTATTTTATGTTTATACCGCATTCCAAAAAGAAAACTAAAACTTTATCTATCCCTATATATGGAATTTTAATAATACTTCTATTTATAATAATTGCACTTTTTATAACATTCTCTTCTCTTACAAAAAATACTGTAATTGCAAGCAAAACACTTGTACTTACAGGAAGTTATCAAGAGAGACTTGAAGAGATTAATTCTTTGGAGAATTTGTTTAATACAGTATTTTCTAATGATTATTATAGAGAAGATATGTCTAATATGATGAATAAATTTAAAATAGAAAATACTAATTTAATAACTACAAACAATGTTGATAATATAACACTTTTAAATGCCAGAGCCAAAGAGTTTGAAAATTTAAAAAATTATTTAGAAGAATTGAAAGCTAATATTAATTCTAAAAATAATGCATTAGAATATGTGCCTACAATTACACCAATAGACTCCAGATATGCTGTTATATCAAAACCATATCAAAAGGACTCTTTTTTATCAAAAGGCATAGGTTTTCAAACAATAGCAGGTACACTTGTTAGGGCAACTGCCTCTGGTACAATTAATAGTGTAGTATACAATAAAGATGAGGGAGTAAGTATAGTTATTTATCATAGATACGGTATTATAACTACTTATAAGGGATTAGCCACTACTTCTGTAAAAACAAATGTTGATGTAAAAAAAGGCGATATTATAGGAAATGCCAAAACAGGCGAACTTGAATATGAATTAAAATTAGCTTCTGAATATGTTAATCCTTTAATTTTTACAACGCTTAATTATGAACAGCAAGAATAA
- a CDS encoding NAD(P)-dependent oxidoreductase, translating to MKILITGSAGFISGYLVDQLLERGHEIVGIDNYSKYGYLEKSYDNHPKFTKVDGDVKDTNLMKNLIEDCDQVVAIAAMIGGITYFHEYAYDLLAENEKIIASTFDSAIWAFKNKKLKKINVLSSSMVFESTSTYPTEEGEQFKCPPPLSTYGFQKLACEYFTKGAYEQYKLPYTIIRPFNCVGIGERRAKNEKEINSGNVKLAMSHVVPDLVQKVLKGQDPLHILGSGNQIRHYTYGGDLARGIVACIESDKAINEDFNISTAESTTVKELAAVIWKKINGDKPLNFVSDEPYQYDVQKRVPSVEKAKRVLGFEATTTLSEMLDEVIPWIKEQIKYGNI from the coding sequence ATGAAAATTTTAATTACAGGCTCTGCTGGATTTATATCCGGATATTTAGTTGATCAACTTCTTGAAAGAGGTCATGAAATTGTAGGTATAGATAACTATAGTAAATATGGTTATTTAGAGAAAAGTTATGATAATCATCCTAAATTTACAAAAGTTGATGGGGATGTAAAAGATACAAACTTGATGAAAAATTTGATCGAAGATTGTGATCAAGTCGTAGCAATAGCAGCTATGATAGGAGGCATTACATATTTTCATGAGTATGCTTATGATTTACTTGCTGAAAATGAAAAAATAATAGCCTCTACTTTTGATAGTGCTATATGGGCATTTAAAAATAAGAAATTAAAGAAAATTAATGTTTTATCATCTTCTATGGTATTTGAATCTACTTCTACTTATCCAACAGAAGAAGGAGAACAATTTAAATGTCCTCCTCCATTATCTACTTACGGATTTCAAAAATTAGCTTGTGAATATTTTACTAAAGGAGCTTATGAACAATATAAACTTCCATATACTATAATACGTCCATTTAATTGTGTAGGTATAGGAGAGAGAAGAGCAAAAAATGAAAAAGAAATAAATTCTGGTAACGTAAAATTAGCTATGAGTCATGTTGTTCCTGATTTAGTACAGAAAGTATTAAAAGGACAGGATCCTCTACATATATTAGGAAGCGGAAATCAAATAAGACATTATACTTATGGAGGAGATTTAGCTAGAGGTATAGTTGCTTGTATTGAAAGTGATAAGGCTATTAATGAAGATTTCAACATTTCTACTGCTGAATCTACTACAGTTAAAGAATTAGCAGCTGTAATATGGAAAAAAATTAATGGAGACAAACCTTTGAATTTTGTATCTGATGAACCTTATCAATATGATGTTCAAAAAAGAGTACCATCTGTTGAAAAAGCTAAAAGAGTATTAGGATTTGAGGCTACTACTACTTTATCTGAAATGTTAGATGAAGTTATACCTTGGATTAAAGAGCAAATTAAATATGGAAATATATAA
- a CDS encoding mannose-1-phosphate guanylyltransferase, with protein MKTSVIIMAGGIGERLWPLSREKKPKQFLKIIDNKSLIEQTIDRALQITEEENIFIITGKRYKEAFSTYIPNFKKDNIIYEPIGRDTAAAVALGVLTVKEKIGNSNVVIIPADPIIKEEDLFINTIKEAIKSTSETKNIVVVGIKPTRAETGYGYIKLDKNIKGNEYIVHRFVEKPDFENAKKFLEDGSYLWNSGMFIWDSESILNSIKKFMPDTFNKVSDTLKNIDDEDKALEIFNSIDKISFDFGVMEKIENIICIKSSFFWDDLGAFSALGRIHDKDENNNVVIGQVYVKNSNNNIIINDDDDLLTLNGINNTTIVKSNGVVLMYPNNEDSKIKEILKDIREKNELNKYKELL; from the coding sequence ATGAAAACTTCTGTAATTATTATGGCTGGCGGAATAGGCGAGAGGTTATGGCCTTTAAGCAGGGAAAAAAAGCCAAAACAATTTTTAAAAATAATTGATAATAAATCGCTTATAGAACAGACAATAGATAGAGCTTTACAAATTACAGAAGAAGAAAATATTTTTATAATAACAGGTAAAAGATATAAAGAGGCTTTTTCTACTTATATACCAAACTTTAAAAAAGATAATATTATATATGAACCTATTGGGAGAGATACGGCTGCTGCTGTGGCTTTAGGAGTATTAACCGTAAAAGAAAAAATAGGCAATTCAAATGTGGTAATAATTCCTGCTGACCCTATAATAAAAGAAGAAGACTTATTTATAAATACTATAAAAGAGGCTATTAAATCAACATCAGAAACTAAAAATATAGTTGTTGTAGGAATAAAACCTACAAGAGCTGAAACTGGATATGGATATATAAAATTAGATAAAAACATAAAAGGCAATGAATATATTGTTCATAGATTTGTAGAAAAGCCGGATTTTGAAAATGCAAAGAAGTTTCTGGAAGATGGAAGTTATTTATGGAATAGCGGTATGTTTATATGGGACAGTGAAAGCATATTAAACAGTATAAAGAAATTTATGCCTGATACATTTAATAAAGTAAGTGATACATTAAAAAACATTGATGATGAAGATAAGGCATTAGAAATATTTAATAGTATTGATAAAATTTCTTTCGACTTTGGTGTAATGGAAAAGATAGAAAATATTATATGCATAAAGTCATCATTTTTCTGGGACGATTTAGGGGCTTTTTCTGCACTTGGAAGAATACATGATAAAGATGAAAATAATAATGTTGTAATAGGTCAAGTTTATGTTAAAAATTCTAATAATAATATAATAATAAATGATGATGATGATTTGCTTACTTTAAATGGAATTAATAATACAACAATTGTTAAATCTAATGGTGTTGTTTTGATGTATCCTAATAATGAAGATTCTAAAATAAAAGAGATATTAAAAGATATTAGAGAAAAAAATGAATTAAATAAATATAAAGAATTATTATAA